In the genome of Candidatus Omnitrophota bacterium, the window GCAATATGGTCTATCTTCACCTATAACCTCCTTATCAAATACAAGAACCTGATGAAAGAGGCCTGGAGCGGCATCGACGTCCAGCTCAAGCGCCGCGCCGACCTCATACCGAACCTCGTCGAGGCCGTCAAAGGATATAAGCAATTCGAAAGGAAGACCCTCGAAGAAGTCACCGCGCTGCGCTCCAAAAGCATAACCGCGGAAGGGCCTCAGGACAAAGC includes:
- a CDS encoding LemA family protein; the encoded protein is MLGFGSVGLLLAIGLAIWSIFTYNLLIKYKNLMKEAWSGIDVQLKRRADLIPNLVEAVKGYKQFERKTLEEVTALRSKSITAEGPQDKAGPENAISRSLKSIFAVVEAYPELKASRSFLDLHKNLVEI